The Athene noctua chromosome 33, bAthNoc1.hap1.1, whole genome shotgun sequence genome contains a region encoding:
- the LOC141972515 gene encoding SUN domain-containing protein 5-like — MCIFAMQRVASHKKRFLQVIVLLAVALAGGYCWTSLPAWSTCTEGLVEELRRVCAAPLETLRNWQTLLAEQTQNKQRLREQVAQLKAKFSSAEEVQDSSQAAPAKVSAATYDWALKSSGASIDMRRTSEAFSCTHWRCSVVEWFSQSTPDAVLEPDMSPGNCWPLPRHQGQVVIRLPARVHLTAVSVQHIYKDVSPSGTVVSAPRDVAVFGLDADGEEEALLLTFTYDVTKEAIQTFPLKTAPFPRAFSYVKFLVKSNWGNPEYTCVYRVQVHGLRAGAGTS; from the exons ATGTGCATCTTCGCCAT gcaacGGGTGGCCTCGCATAAGAAGAGGTTTCTACAAGTCATCGTGCTGCTCGCGGTGGCTCTTG CTGGTGGTTACTGCTGGACCTCGCTGCCAGCGTGGAGCACGTGCACCGAGGGACTAGTGGAG gagCTGAGACGTGTGTGTGCGGCACCCCTGGAGACCCTGCG GAACTGGCAAACTTTGTTGGCAGAGCAAACCCAAAACAAGCAGCGTCTGCGGGAGCAGGTGGCTCAGCTGAAGGCGAAGTTCAGCAGCGCAGAG gaagttcaggacagcagccaggcagcgcctgCCAAAGTCTCTGCCGCGACGTATGACTGGGCCCTGAAAAGCTCTG GTGCCTCCATTGACATGCGGAGAACTTCGGAGGCCTTCAGCTGCACACACTGGCGCTGCAGCGTTGTGGAGTGGTTCTCTCAGTCCACACCTGATGCTGTTTTGGAG CCGGATATGTCCCCAGGGAACTGCTGGCCTCTGCCGAGGCACCAGGGCCAGGTGGTCATCAGGCTGCCAGCACGAGTCCATCTGACCGCCGTCAGCGTGCAGCACATCTACAAAGATGTGTCTCCGTCCGGGACCGTCGTCAGCGCCCCCAGAGACGTCGctgtcttc GGACTGGACgcggatggagaggaggaagcgcTGCTCCTGACGTTCACCTACGACGTGACCAAAGAGGCCATTCAGACCTTCCCTCTGAAG ACCGCGCcgtttcccagagccttttcgTATGTCAAGTTCCTTGTGAAGAGCAACTGGGGCAACCCCGAGTACACCTGCGTTTACCGAGTGCAGGTGCACGGGCTGAGGGCGGGCGCAGGAAccagctga
- the LOC141972469 gene encoding scavenger receptor cysteine-rich type 1 protein M130-like, translating to MSVFAGAVEVRLADGGSRCAGRVEVKHQGQWGTVCGHYWSMNDAAVVCKQLGCGSAVGAPKYGEFGEGSGPTWMNNVGCNGTESALSDCTHSGWGEHECEYARDAGVMCSGAVEVRLADGGSRCAGRVEVKQQGKWGTVCGDSWDMNDAAVVCKQLGCGSALEAPQYGHFGPGTGPIWMDDVDCNGTESALSDCTHDGWGENDCSHSHDAGVICSAAPQQHKTHVAMGSVSHVTKGFLMHLPELSGLDQAAKRNTPGPISLNPKCSGCDSAQGPELGSPRSLGQQHFV from the exons ATGTCggtgtttgcaggagctgtggaGGTGAGGCTGGCGGATGGCGGCAGTCGCTGTGCTGGGAGAGTGGAGGTGAAACACCAGGGCCAGTGGGGGACCGTGTGTGGTCACTACTGGAGCATGAatgatgcagcagtggtttgtaagcagctgggctgtgggtctgCTGTTGGAGCTCCTAAATATGGAGAATTTGGGGAAGGATCTGGCCCCACTTGGATGAATAATGTCGGTTGTAATGGTACCGAATCTGCCCTGTCTGACTGCACACACAGCGGATGGGGTGAACATGAGTGCGAATATGCCCGTGATGCTGGAGTGATGTGCTCAG GTGCTGTGGAGGTGAGGCTGGCGGATGGCGGCAGTCGCTGTGCTGGGAGAGTGGAGGTGAAACAACAGGGCAAGTGGGGAACAGTGTGTGGTGACTCTTGGGACATGAatgatgcagcagtggtttgtaagcagctgggctgtgggtctgCTCTTGAAGCTCCTCAGTACGGACACTTTGGGCCAGGAACTGGTCCCATTTGGATGGATGATGTTGACTGTAATGGCACCGAATCTGCCCTGTCTGACTGCACACACGATGGATGGGGTGAAAATGACTGTAGTCATAGTCATGATGCTGGAGTGATCTGTTCAG cagcacccCAACAGCACAAGACCCATGTGGCAATGGGTTCTGTTTCTCATGTCACCAAGGGGTTCCTCATGCATCTCCCTGAGCTCAGTGGACTAGATCAAGCTGCAAAACGCAACACCCCAGGGCCCATTTCCCTGAACCCCAAGTGCTCTGGGTGTGACAGTGCCCAGGGACCAGaactgggcagcccaaggtctctggggcagcagcactttgtCTGA